AGCCGTCACCATTTTtccaataataaaatgaattagtaaAAGCTTCGAGTATAATGTTTCACACATTTATATGGTCAAAAATGAATCTATTTATCATagctcactctctctctctctcaaatttttttccatcaatGCAATCCAAATTCATCAGCACCACTCACCACAAAAGTccaaattcttattttcaaGATATTTTTGTCCAATTATAAACTTCAATAGAGTTAGCATAATGCTCTATTTTGCTATGACTATGATCATTCTAAAAGGTGTcttaaatttactaattaatgTTGCATCTCATCTAAAAATAGGCATTCAAGTGCTCATTTATTTACTAAGTACTGATAAACAGCAGATAGTAGCGTAGTCGTAGAAATCaagagtaaataaataaatcaaaatagaaatatactATTGTTTGAAAAACTCTAAATACAAACTTGGATTTATAAGAAATTTGTAAAATGAGAGATGGATATAATTTGTATGTTTGAGAGCCCACAAAACAAGAGTGTCACGAGTTTGAAACCACACGCGATTTATGGCGGCTATTTATTCTCACTCCACGCCACATAAAACGTTCTTCTAATTCAATCTGCATGAATCCATAATTAATTGctattttcaaacaaaaatggCAACTAACTATGCATTGGCTCTCTCAACCCCAAAGCCATTCTTCACTTGTCTCAAGCAATCACCATTTCAGTGTGGATTTCCTGCAATCAATCAGTCCCAACTTCCCACCTCTTGTGATGCAAAACATgccattttttcaaatttcagcAGCAGAAACCTCGTGCAAAACTTGTGCAGCAGCCGGAGGCTTCCCGATTTCAAGCTCCGGTCAGCAGCTGCCCCGGATAGCCGAGACGAGGCAGCCAAGGCCGACAAATTGGTCAGGACAGTGCAGCTCGCAGCCATGTTTGGTGTCTGGTACttgttgaatatatatttcaacATCTTTAATAAACAGGTCAGGTcctctttaattttttgtaatactattatttaactatGTGAATTGTATTGATGTTTTTTGGGGGGATTCAGGTGTTGAAGGTTTACCACTATCCGGCAACATTAACGGCCTTTCAGTTCGGATGTGGGACAGTTATGATACTTGTGATGTGGGGTTTGAATCTTTACCCCAAACCTAAAATCACCAAGTCTCAGGTTaatttagttataaaatttactTCAAAATCAATTATGGTGTTTCTCACGTTTTATGAAGTGTTTCAATAGTACTACTAACTAACATGagttaatttataaattttggtgcaGTTCTTGCAAATACTTCTGCTTGCGGTTGGGCACACCATAGGAAACCTTTTAACAAACATCAGTTTGGGGAAAGTGGCAGTTTCATTCACACACACCATCAAGGCAATGGAGCCCTTCTTCACAGTCTTGCTCTCTGCCATTTTCTTTGGTGAGGTATGATTTGTAGATTTCATCTTCAAGGGCTTTAGGATATCCTCAATTTTCAATCTATTTTTATCACTTAAAAccaagattttgaattttagatcattcatgattttataagtatttcaTCAAGTTTTATTGAGTTTTGAGTGTGATAAGACAGAGGCCATCTCTATGGGTAGTTTCTTCTCTTGTTCCCATCGTTGGTGGTGTGGCGTTGGCATCGTGCACTGAAGTCTCCTTCAACTGGTATGAATATATACCATTCTCAGATCATTTCCTCGCGTCCTTGTTTCACAACAAATCTCTGCGAACAGGATAGGTTTTGGCACTGCCATGGCTTCGAATCTCACCAACCAGACGCGTAACGTGTTCAGCAAAAAGTTGATGCGCAAGAACGATGTACGTACTAGTACACTACTGTATACCGTGCTATAATGTATAAATGAAGGTTGGATAAGTGAGAAATTCTCTTGGTCTGGAATTGACAGGAAAGCTTGGATAACATCAATCTTTTCTCCATCATAACAATCATATCATTCTTATTTCTTGCACCGGCTGCCATTTTCTTGGAAGGTGTCAAGTTCAGCCCTTCATACTTGCAATATGCTGTAAGTAACAAACTGGAATAGCTcagtttaaataatttctatGATACTATTGATTTATCTACTTCTGATTTAGGCAAGTGAAGGTTTGAATGTGAAGGAGTTGTGTGTAAGAGCTCTTCTATCTGGTTTGTGCTTCCATACTTACC
The genomic region above belongs to Salvia hispanica cultivar TCC Black 2014 chromosome 3, UniMelb_Shisp_WGS_1.0, whole genome shotgun sequence and contains:
- the LOC125211401 gene encoding phosphoenolpyruvate/phosphate translocator 2, chloroplastic-like, which translates into the protein MATNYALALSTPKPFFTCLKQSPFQCGFPAINQSQLPTSCDAKHAIFSNFSSRNLVQNLCSSRRLPDFKLRSAAAPDSRDEAAKADKLVRTVQLAAMFGVWYLLNIYFNIFNKQVLKVYHYPATLTAFQFGCGTVMILVMWGLNLYPKPKITKSQFLQILLLAVGHTIGNLLTNISLGKVAVSFTHTIKAMEPFFTVLLSAIFFGERPSLWVVSSLVPIVGGVALASCTEVSFNWIGFGTAMASNLTNQTRNVFSKKLMRKNDESLDNINLFSIITIISFLFLAPAAIFLEGVKFSPSYLQYAASEGLNVKELCVRALLSGLCFHTYQQVSYMILGMVNPVTHAVGNSVKRVVVIVSSVIFFQTPVSPVNSLGTALALAGVFLYSRAKKMKPKAA